In a genomic window of Acidobacteriota bacterium:
- a CDS encoding VWA domain-containing protein — protein sequence MGHEIIVKPFSDVHNRDGKVIATLLHDPTVEGLDVALYMDGSASMEDEYGPRGVLAKLGPVRNQVEPQMRWMLEYLASKDRDGVLRVAYWATGSGSDIEVVGDLAGAQAQTYKFPGPKFYGKATVMLPVLRDYIAHIRREVSANNARRGLAVIITDSQLHDPEDVKAYSAQVAKEIAAGRLPRLNFVLVGVGEAVDEEQMEEICHEEYPGVGHLWCHRVADRMEEMAELVAVLVDETMTVAAGGTIYDDRSNIVKIYEARLPAVLEFTVPEGCKSFTLEVAGQRYTQPLPEEEHDEEKEKPPSVLRTLVNQITPERGKRHRH from the coding sequence ATGGGACACGAAATTATCGTTAAACCGTTTTCCGACGTTCACAACCGCGACGGCAAAGTCATCGCGACGCTGTTGCACGATCCGACCGTCGAAGGGTTGGATGTCGCGCTGTATATGGACGGTTCGGCCAGCATGGAAGACGAATACGGCCCGCGCGGCGTGTTGGCCAAACTGGGGCCGGTGCGCAATCAGGTCGAACCGCAAATGCGCTGGATGCTGGAATATCTGGCGTCCAAAGACCGCGACGGCGTGTTGCGCGTCGCGTATTGGGCGACGGGCAGCGGATCGGACATTGAAGTCGTCGGCGATCTGGCCGGAGCGCAGGCGCAAACCTACAAATTTCCCGGCCCGAAGTTTTACGGCAAAGCAACCGTGATGCTGCCCGTTCTGCGCGATTACATCGCCCACATTCGACGCGAAGTCAGCGCCAATAATGCGCGGCGGGGCTTGGCGGTCATCATCACAGACAGCCAGCTTCACGACCCCGAAGACGTCAAAGCCTATTCCGCGCAGGTTGCCAAAGAGATCGCCGCCGGGCGATTGCCTCGATTGAATTTCGTGCTGGTCGGTGTTGGTGAGGCAGTGGATGAAGAGCAGATGGAAGAAATCTGCCACGAAGAATATCCCGGCGTTGGCCATTTGTGGTGCCATCGCGTCGCAGACCGCATGGAAGAAATGGCTGAACTGGTCGCCGTGTTGGTGGATGAAACCATGACCGTCGCCGCCGGAGGTACGATTTACGACGACCGAAGCAACATCGTCAAAATTTACGAGGCGCGGTTGCCCGCCGTTTTGGAATTCACCGTGCCGGAAGGTTGCAAAAGCTTCACACTGGAAGTCGCCGGGCAGCGTTACACGCAACCGTTGCCCGAAGAAGAGCACGACGAAGAAAAAGAAAAACCGCCTTCCGTTTTGCGGACTCTGGTCAACCAGATCACGCCCGAACGCGGCAAACGTCATCGGCATTGA